The proteins below come from a single Bacteroidota bacterium genomic window:
- a CDS encoding glucose-6-phosphate dehydrogenase, giving the protein MEPHLFIVFGGTGDLMRRKLLPALFRLSNKYELGDQFKILGVARSTDYDDASYRDFASDAIHEFVSGANGSANDWAQNCMYYQSIGKGTEESFAQLRQKIEQIEAENNLSGNRVFYLALSPVAFKPTINGLGNANLNESAGWTRLVIEKPFGHDLKTAQDLNSTVHANFNESQVYRIDHYLGKETVQNLLAFRFANPLFESVWNRDRVKNVQITVAEELGVGTRAGYYDKSGALRDMVQNHLTQLLTITAMEAPAAFEADAIRDEKVKVLRSIKRIDPADVIFGQYGPLQNNGHSLPGYLDENGV; this is encoded by the coding sequence GTGGAACCGCATCTTTTCATTGTCTTTGGAGGAACCGGCGACCTGATGCGGCGCAAACTGCTGCCGGCCCTCTTTCGCCTGTCCAACAAATACGAACTGGGCGACCAATTCAAAATTCTCGGCGTTGCCCGTAGCACAGACTATGACGACGCATCGTACCGCGATTTTGCCAGCGATGCCATTCACGAGTTTGTAAGCGGCGCCAATGGCAGCGCAAATGACTGGGCGCAAAACTGCATGTACTACCAGTCTATTGGCAAAGGGACAGAAGAAAGCTTCGCACAGCTCCGTCAGAAAATCGAGCAGATCGAAGCAGAAAACAACCTGTCTGGTAACCGCGTGTTTTACCTCGCGCTTTCGCCAGTTGCGTTTAAACCAACCATCAACGGACTTGGCAACGCAAACCTCAACGAAAGCGCCGGCTGGACGCGGCTGGTTATTGAAAAGCCTTTTGGCCACGACCTCAAAACAGCGCAAGACCTGAACAGCACGGTCCACGCCAACTTCAACGAGTCGCAGGTATATCGCATCGACCATTACCTCGGCAAAGAAACGGTCCAAAACCTGCTCGCTTTCCGGTTTGCCAATCCGCTCTTTGAATCTGTATGGAATCGGGACCGGGTTAAGAATGTCCAGATTACGGTGGCGGAAGAACTCGGTGTGGGTACGCGTGCCGGCTACTACGACAAGTCGGGTGCCCTGCGCGATATGGTACAGAATCACCTGACCCAATTGCTAACCATCACGGCGATGGAAGCGCCGGCTGCTTTTGAGGCTGATGCCATCCGCGATGAAAAAGTAAAAGTGCTCCGTTCGATCAAGCGCATCGATCCGGCAGACGTTATTTTTGGACAGTACGGTCCGCTTCAAAACAATGGGCACAGCCTACCGGGCTACCTCGATGAAAACGGCGTTT
- the gnd gene encoding phosphogluconate dehydrogenase (NAD(+)-dependent, decarboxylating), with product MQIAMIGLGKMGANMTVRLLNDGHSVVAFDLNEEAIAQAESAGATGARTLDEVVEKLAAPRVVWVMVPAGKPTESTVQALSEKLSPGDVIIDGGNSNFHNTMRRGETVEAKGIGFVDVGTSGGVWGLKEGYSMMVGGSEESVAKVAPALETLAPAADKGWGHVGPIGSGHYVKMIHNGIEYGMMQAYAEGFALMRKREEYGIDLGQVAQIWRYGSVVRSWLLDLTAEALEENPDLDGIAAYVTDSGEGRWTVQEAIDQDLSAPVMTLALLQRLRSREEEGYTEKLLSAMRNKFGGHSIKTAQD from the coding sequence ATGCAAATTGCAATGATTGGCCTGGGCAAAATGGGCGCAAACATGACCGTCCGCCTGCTCAACGATGGCCACAGTGTGGTAGCATTCGACCTCAACGAAGAAGCCATTGCCCAAGCAGAATCAGCCGGCGCGACGGGCGCGCGCACCCTGGACGAAGTGGTAGAAAAACTTGCTGCTCCACGCGTTGTGTGGGTTATGGTACCTGCTGGCAAACCAACAGAGAGCACCGTCCAGGCACTGTCTGAAAAGCTATCGCCTGGTGATGTGATCATTGACGGTGGCAACAGTAACTTCCACAACACCATGCGCCGCGGCGAAACGGTTGAAGCGAAAGGTATTGGCTTTGTAGACGTAGGTACGAGCGGCGGCGTTTGGGGCCTCAAAGAAGGCTACAGCATGATGGTTGGCGGTAGCGAAGAATCTGTTGCTAAAGTCGCGCCGGCCCTCGAAACGCTGGCACCCGCAGCCGACAAAGGCTGGGGCCACGTTGGTCCAATCGGCTCTGGTCATTATGTAAAAATGATCCACAACGGCATCGAGTATGGTATGATGCAGGCCTACGCAGAAGGCTTTGCCCTCATGCGCAAACGCGAAGAGTACGGCATTGACCTCGGTCAGGTGGCCCAGATCTGGCGTTACGGTAGCGTGGTTCGCTCCTGGCTACTCGACTTGACTGCAGAAGCACTCGAAGAAAATCCGGACCTCGACGGCATTGCTGCTTACGTAACGGATTCAGGTGAAGGCCGCTGGACAGTCCAGGAGGCTATCGACCAGGACCTTTCTGCACCGGTGATGACCCTTGCACTTCTCCAGCGCCTCCGTTCGCGCGAAGAAGAAGGGTACACCGAAAAACTCCTCTCTGCCATGCGTAACAAATTTGGTGGACACAGCATTAAAACTGCACAGGATTAA
- a CDS encoding HAD family phosphatase yields MSHIKAFLFDLDGTLVQTERLKALSYAKAAQALAPERIVESEVLEAFKSVVGRSRMEVATQLMTQFELAEAAKSQMDAHAAGSAVEAFINIRLGFYGRMIDDPLVIQKSMWPHNIAQLYNAVAAGYKTGLATMSHRPQAARVLEVLGLTKCFDFTATRDDVEQGKPDPEIYHLVSNALEVNPEACLVFEDSVSGVAAARAAGMHVIAVSTPFTKKTLEEAKLIPAEQLIHDPEALPGLVERMVNKPSELAA; encoded by the coding sequence ATGAGTCACATAAAAGCATTTCTGTTCGACCTGGATGGGACCCTGGTGCAGACAGAGCGTCTGAAGGCCCTCTCCTATGCCAAAGCTGCGCAGGCCCTGGCACCTGAACGGATCGTAGAATCAGAAGTGCTCGAAGCGTTCAAGTCTGTTGTTGGCAGATCCAGGATGGAAGTAGCTACACAATTGATGACGCAATTTGAGTTGGCAGAAGCTGCAAAATCGCAAATGGATGCACACGCAGCAGGCTCAGCTGTTGAAGCATTTATAAATATTCGCCTTGGCTTTTACGGACGCATGATCGATGATCCGCTTGTGATCCAAAAAAGCATGTGGCCGCACAACATCGCACAATTATATAACGCAGTGGCAGCCGGCTACAAAACCGGCCTCGCAACGATGTCGCATCGCCCGCAAGCAGCGCGGGTGCTCGAAGTACTCGGCCTGACCAAGTGTTTCGATTTTACGGCGACCAGAGATGATGTTGAGCAAGGCAAACCTGACCCAGAAATTTATCACCTCGTTTCAAACGCACTTGAGGTGAACCCCGAAGCGTGTCTTGTGTTTGAAGATTCTGTCTCGGGTGTAGCTGCTGCACGCGCGGCCGGCATGCATGTCATTGCCGTTAGTACACCATTTACAAAGAAGACGCTTGAAGAAGCCAAATTAATTCCTGCGGAGCAGCTTATCCACGATCCCGAGGCATTGCCGGGGCTCGTTGAGCGCATGGTAAATAAACCATCGGAACTGGCTGCCTGA
- a CDS encoding glycoside hydrolase family 44 protein, which produces MQKISLVLVLLLAFGCDSGTDPEMEDPPMQPPPGREVPVAIKANEGRQPISRYIYGSNQDLSDNDLWTVRRIGGNRMTGYNWENDYSNAGSDWMHSSDTYMLSIFGLQAGSEPGRVMTTFHDRSLAIGAESIITLQLAGYVSADQGGTVPATQTAPSGRWKQVQASKGAPFAATPDLSDDMVYMDEFVQFMVDRFGSAATDQGVRWYSMDNEPGLWSETHPRIHPEHLNAADLVDRSIEMALAVKAVDPDAQIVGPALYGFAAFETLQGAPDWAQEQRGQWFIDYYLDRMREAEQQHGIRLLDVLDVHWYPEAQGDSRITLSTALTANDVEARLQAPRTLWDGSYVENSWIGEWKQAYLPLLPTLKASIETYYPGTELAITEYNYGASASVSGGLANADVLGVFGEQDVHLATLWQLEDNNTYVSSAFNLYRNYDGQLSTYGDTRIAVDLADKTEQSVYASIHGDDASQLHIIAINKNPTENATFTFDIAADASFDEADVYYFNATSPLIQAQRDVAVGANNQLTYTVPALTAAHFVVK; this is translated from the coding sequence ATGCAGAAAATAAGCTTGGTACTTGTCCTTCTTCTGGCTTTTGGATGTGATTCTGGAACGGATCCGGAAATGGAAGATCCGCCAATGCAGCCCCCTCCAGGCCGCGAGGTTCCAGTTGCGATTAAGGCAAATGAAGGCCGGCAACCAATTTCCAGGTACATTTATGGATCAAACCAGGATTTGAGCGACAACGATTTGTGGACGGTCCGACGGATTGGTGGCAACAGAATGACCGGGTATAACTGGGAGAACGATTATTCCAACGCCGGCAGCGACTGGATGCATTCCAGCGATACCTATATGTTGTCCATTTTTGGTCTGCAAGCAGGCAGTGAGCCAGGGCGCGTAATGACGACGTTTCACGACCGCTCGCTTGCTATTGGTGCAGAATCGATAATCACATTACAATTGGCCGGCTACGTTTCGGCAGATCAGGGCGGTACTGTCCCAGCCACACAAACAGCGCCTTCTGGCAGGTGGAAGCAGGTACAGGCAAGCAAAGGTGCCCCTTTTGCCGCAACGCCGGATCTGTCAGACGATATGGTGTATATGGACGAATTTGTGCAATTCATGGTTGATCGTTTTGGATCTGCCGCTACGGATCAGGGCGTACGCTGGTACTCGATGGACAATGAGCCCGGGCTCTGGTCTGAAACCCATCCGCGTATTCACCCTGAGCACCTGAATGCTGCAGACCTGGTAGATCGCTCCATAGAAATGGCACTGGCCGTGAAAGCGGTGGATCCGGATGCCCAAATTGTTGGGCCGGCTTTGTACGGATTTGCCGCTTTTGAGACCCTCCAGGGCGCACCCGACTGGGCGCAGGAGCAGCGGGGGCAGTGGTTCATCGACTACTACCTTGATCGGATGCGCGAAGCAGAGCAACAACATGGAATCCGACTGCTCGATGTGCTGGATGTACACTGGTACCCTGAAGCGCAGGGAGACAGTCGCATCACACTTAGCACCGCCCTGACTGCCAATGATGTGGAAGCCCGTTTGCAAGCGCCACGGACATTGTGGGATGGATCTTATGTAGAAAATAGCTGGATTGGCGAGTGGAAACAGGCTTACCTGCCCCTGCTGCCTACCCTCAAGGCCTCTATCGAGACATACTACCCCGGCACCGAACTGGCGATCACTGAATACAATTATGGCGCTTCAGCTTCTGTTTCGGGCGGGTTGGCCAACGCTGATGTGCTTGGTGTATTTGGCGAGCAAGACGTTCATCTCGCAACGCTGTGGCAACTCGAAGACAATAACACATACGTCAGCTCGGCTTTCAACCTGTATCGTAACTACGATGGCCAACTGAGCACGTATGGTGATACGCGGATAGCTGTTGACCTGGCGGACAAAACGGAACAGTCTGTCTATGCTTCCATCCATGGTGATGATGCGTCACAGCTGCATATTATTGCGATAAACAAAAATCCAACAGAAAACGCCACCTTCACGTTTGATATAGCTGCTGATGCTTCTTTTGATGAGGCAGATGTTTACTATTTCAACGCAACGAGCCCACTTATCCAGGCACAGCGGGATGTTGCTGTTGGTGCAAATAATCAGCTTACCTACACCGTGCCGGCGTTGACAGCTGCACACTTTGTTGTGAAATAA
- a CDS encoding DUF1080 domain-containing protein, which translates to MIHHVTPHLQGVYRAALALVVLVALPASIAFAQYEPPADWAIHDKNRPQPSVIDTGIGVQMPALPPADAVVLFDGTDLQAWESSSGEAAGWKVDNGYIEIVPGAGGIQTRDSFGDVQLHLEWASPNPPKGEGQDNGNSGVILMGLYEVQILNSYENQTYPDGQAAAVYGQYPPLVNASRPPGEWQVYDIIFRAPRFAPDGSLQQPATLTVLHNGVLVQNHVPLTGPTGHHNRPAYKTHPHALPISIQDHDHPVRFRNIWLRTL; encoded by the coding sequence ATGATTCACCACGTCACACCACATTTGCAGGGTGTATACCGCGCTGCTTTAGCGCTTGTTGTTTTGGTTGCGCTGCCTGCTTCAATTGCGTTTGCACAATATGAGCCGCCGGCAGATTGGGCGATTCATGATAAAAATCGCCCCCAACCTAGCGTAATCGATACAGGCATCGGCGTACAGATGCCCGCCCTGCCGCCTGCTGATGCGGTTGTGCTTTTTGACGGAACAGACCTGCAGGCTTGGGAAAGCAGCTCTGGAGAAGCTGCGGGCTGGAAAGTGGACAATGGATACATCGAAATTGTGCCCGGAGCCGGCGGGATCCAAACCCGCGATAGCTTTGGTGATGTACAATTGCATCTTGAGTGGGCTTCCCCCAATCCCCCCAAAGGCGAAGGCCAGGATAATGGCAATAGTGGCGTGATTCTGATGGGACTGTATGAGGTGCAAATCCTCAATTCTTATGAAAACCAGACGTACCCGGATGGACAAGCGGCAGCTGTATATGGTCAATATCCCCCGCTCGTAAATGCGTCTCGTCCTCCGGGAGAATGGCAGGTATACGACATTATTTTTCGCGCACCCCGTTTTGCGCCCGACGGAAGTTTGCAGCAGCCTGCTACCCTCACCGTGTTGCACAATGGTGTGCTGGTACAAAATCATGTGCCGCTTACGGGTCCTACGGGTCATCATAACCGGCCCGCTTACAAAACACACCCCCATGCATTACCCATTTCTATTCAGGACCACGACCACCCCGTCCGGTTTAGAAATATCTGGCTCCGAACCCTTTAG
- a CDS encoding PSD1 and planctomycete cytochrome C domain-containing protein: MSWFAKNKMLVITLFALLVAGSLWWISPPAWLAGDGHAISYNKDVRPILNDKCLACHGGVRQAGGFSLLFAEEALRPNESGKPAFIAGAPDESELIRRVRHTDPEERMPLDHPALEEHEIEILEAWIAEGAAWETHWAYVAPEEKQLPKNRNRQWAKNGIDRFVLSGLEAAGLQPAPEATCTTLMRRASLDLTGLPPAPEAVDTFCADLSENAYEKVVDELLASPRFGERWAAMWLDLARYADSKGYEKDGPRTIWKYRDWVIQAFNRDLPFDTFTVEQLAGDLLPNPTEDQLIATAFHRNTMNNDEGGTDDEEFRMASVIDRTNTTWEVWMGTTMACVQCHSHPYDPFTQQEYYEFLAFFNNTADQDTPDESPTLKTYADSNRADVEALVSWLAKQQNLEIAHHALGIQVDTLLSVVDVAALPALQEKVESLTNIQPESRTPIYQEITGAGLRDTRVLNRGNFLDPLEVVAPGTPAVMPAFPADAPRNRLSLAKWIVDGDNPLTARVMVNRFWEQLFGIGIIETTEDFGTQSLAASDPELLDWLALQFSRTHNWRVKAFLKEIVMSATYRQAFDGALEKLAIDPNNRLFSRGPRIRLSAEQIRDQALAVSGLLSDKMYGPSVYPYQPAGIWNAPYSSMTWEVSEGEDRHRRGLYTYWRRSAPYPSMMAFDSPSRELCVSRRITTNTPLQALVTLNDPVFVEAAEALALRVLEEGIEALDGQLIRAFKLALVRDPVPAELAALRTLYREAYFEAQDRGGNDVMRGNTPAIASSTVAAPAALVADPQVAAFTVVANAILNLDEFIMKG, from the coding sequence ATGTCCTGGTTTGCAAAAAACAAGATGCTGGTGATTACCCTGTTTGCGTTACTCGTAGCAGGGAGTTTGTGGTGGATTAGTCCGCCCGCATGGCTTGCGGGCGACGGGCATGCAATATCTTATAATAAAGATGTAAGACCGATTCTAAATGACAAATGCCTGGCCTGTCATGGAGGGGTGCGACAGGCGGGTGGATTTAGCCTGCTTTTTGCAGAAGAGGCGCTCCGGCCAAACGAGTCGGGGAAGCCGGCATTTATCGCGGGCGCGCCAGATGAAAGCGAACTCATTCGCCGTGTGCGTCACACTGATCCGGAAGAGCGTATGCCGCTGGATCACCCTGCGTTAGAAGAACACGAAATAGAGATTCTGGAGGCGTGGATTGCTGAAGGGGCTGCCTGGGAAACCCATTGGGCCTACGTAGCGCCTGAAGAAAAGCAGCTACCCAAAAATCGAAATCGTCAGTGGGCCAAAAATGGGATTGATCGTTTTGTGCTGTCTGGCCTGGAAGCGGCGGGGTTGCAGCCGGCGCCAGAGGCAACCTGTACTACACTGATGCGGCGCGCTTCGCTCGATTTGACGGGCCTTCCGCCGGCGCCCGAAGCCGTTGATACCTTTTGTGCAGATCTATCTGAGAACGCGTATGAAAAAGTTGTAGACGAACTCCTCGCCTCACCTCGTTTTGGCGAACGGTGGGCCGCCATGTGGTTGGATCTTGCGCGGTATGCAGATTCAAAAGGATATGAAAAAGATGGCCCGCGAACCATCTGGAAGTACCGGGATTGGGTTATTCAAGCGTTCAACCGCGATTTGCCTTTTGATACGTTTACCGTCGAGCAGCTAGCCGGCGACTTACTGCCCAATCCAACTGAAGATCAACTCATCGCCACCGCGTTTCATCGGAATACAATGAACAACGACGAAGGCGGCACAGATGATGAAGAATTTCGGATGGCTTCTGTCATCGACAGAACGAATACCACCTGGGAAGTTTGGATGGGTACCACGATGGCCTGTGTGCAGTGCCACAGTCACCCCTACGATCCGTTTACCCAGCAGGAGTATTACGAATTCCTGGCGTTCTTCAACAACACGGCAGATCAGGATACGCCGGATGAATCGCCCACGCTTAAAACCTATGCTGATTCGAACCGTGCTGATGTTGAAGCGCTCGTTTCATGGCTGGCAAAGCAGCAAAACCTGGAGATTGCGCACCACGCGTTAGGGATCCAGGTTGATACCCTTTTGTCTGTTGTTGATGTTGCGGCGCTGCCGGCGCTGCAAGAGAAAGTAGAGAGTCTCACCAATATCCAGCCTGAATCACGCACCCCGATCTACCAGGAAATAACAGGTGCCGGTCTTCGCGATACCCGTGTGTTGAATCGGGGGAATTTCCTTGATCCGCTTGAAGTTGTAGCGCCCGGCACGCCTGCGGTAATGCCTGCATTCCCTGCTGATGCGCCGCGCAATCGTTTATCGCTGGCCAAGTGGATTGTAGATGGAGACAACCCCCTGACGGCCAGGGTGATGGTTAACCGGTTTTGGGAGCAGCTGTTTGGGATAGGGATTATTGAGACAACGGAAGATTTTGGTACGCAGAGCCTCGCCGCGAGTGATCCTGAACTGCTGGATTGGCTGGCATTGCAATTTTCCAGGACCCACAACTGGCGTGTAAAAGCCTTCTTGAAAGAAATAGTTATGTCGGCTACCTACCGGCAAGCATTCGACGGCGCATTAGAAAAGTTGGCAATAGATCCCAACAATCGGTTATTCTCGCGTGGCCCCAGGATCCGCTTGTCTGCTGAGCAAATCCGCGACCAGGCCCTGGCTGTCAGTGGCTTGTTGAGCGACAAAATGTATGGCCCCAGCGTCTATCCATACCAGCCGGCAGGTATTTGGAATGCACCGTATAGCAGCATGACGTGGGAAGTCAGTGAAGGCGAGGACCGGCACCGTCGGGGTTTATATACCTACTGGCGCCGCTCTGCACCCTATCCGAGTATGATGGCTTTTGACAGCCCAAGTCGGGAGCTCTGCGTATCGCGTCGGATTACGACGAATACACCATTACAGGCATTGGTTACGTTGAATGATCCTGTCTTTGTTGAAGCTGCGGAAGCGCTGGCGTTGCGGGTGCTGGAAGAGGGCATCGAAGCATTGGATGGGCAGTTGATTCGTGCATTTAAACTTGCCCTTGTTCGCGATCCTGTGCCAGCTGAACTGGCTGCACTGCGAACGCTATACAGGGAGGCCTATTTTGAGGCCCAGGATCGTGGCGGGAATGACGTTATGCGGGGCAACACACCGGCTATTGCAAGTTCCACGGTAGCAGCGCCGGCTGCGTTGGTTGCAGATCCACAGGTTGCCGCTTTTACGGTTGTTGCCAATGCGATTCTCAACCTCGATGAGTTCATCATGAAAGGTTAA
- a CDS encoding DUF1501 domain-containing protein has protein sequence MSLAKEAQQERLRYITRRHFLRNCTTGLGAAALSSMLGGSLMGCGPAATPVAAAGRNTPLGVLPAHFPARAKHVIFLHMAGAPSQLELFDYKPDLAKLHGQQCPESLLEGKRFAFIKGVPKMLGPQATFKQHGESGAWISNRLPHLATQADKLTFLKALHTDEFNHAPAQLLLHSGSPRLGRPSMGSWVCYGLGTENENLPGFVVLVSGENEPSAGKSAWGSGFLPTVYQGVQCRSEGDPVLYLSDPNGMSRDLRRQSISTINKINEIQHADVGDPEILSRIAQYEMAFKMQMSVPEAMDFSTEPDYIHTMYGTEPGKSSYANNCLLARRLVERGVRFVQLFHWGWDAHGAGKDEGLLHGFVQRCQETDQATTALLTDLEQRGLLEDTIIVWGGEFGRTPMLENRTGTDNPYVGRDHQGDAFTMWMAGGGLKAGYTHGETDEIGYSGVSGRAHVHDLQATILHQLGMDHEQLTYHFQGRDFRLTDVSGKVINEIIA, from the coding sequence ATGAGTCTGGCGAAAGAAGCGCAACAGGAACGATTGCGCTACATCACACGACGCCATTTTTTACGGAATTGCACAACAGGGCTGGGTGCAGCTGCACTCAGTTCGATGTTGGGCGGTTCGTTGATGGGATGTGGTCCTGCAGCTACGCCTGTTGCAGCTGCCGGCCGAAATACCCCCCTGGGCGTATTACCCGCTCATTTCCCGGCCAGGGCAAAGCATGTGATTTTCCTCCACATGGCCGGTGCACCTTCTCAGCTTGAGCTGTTCGACTACAAGCCGGATTTGGCAAAACTACACGGACAACAGTGTCCTGAGTCGTTGCTGGAAGGCAAGCGGTTTGCATTTATCAAGGGCGTACCGAAAATGCTGGGGCCACAGGCAACGTTCAAGCAGCACGGTGAGTCGGGTGCGTGGATTTCGAATCGGTTGCCACACCTGGCAACCCAGGCTGACAAACTGACTTTCCTGAAAGCGCTGCATACGGATGAATTTAACCACGCGCCGGCGCAGCTCTTGTTACACTCTGGTTCGCCACGCCTCGGCCGTCCAAGTATGGGGTCATGGGTGTGCTATGGGTTGGGGACGGAAAATGAAAACCTGCCTGGCTTTGTGGTGCTCGTGTCTGGGGAAAATGAACCAAGTGCTGGCAAAAGTGCCTGGGGTAGCGGATTTCTACCGACGGTATATCAGGGTGTGCAATGCCGTTCGGAAGGGGATCCGGTATTGTACCTATCTGATCCTAATGGCATGAGTCGCGACCTGCGCCGGCAATCTATCAGTACCATCAATAAAATTAACGAAATCCAGCACGCTGATGTAGGAGACCCTGAAATACTGTCGCGGATAGCCCAGTACGAAATGGCGTTCAAAATGCAAATGTCTGTGCCTGAAGCCATGGATTTTTCAACAGAACCTGACTACATCCACACCATGTATGGTACCGAGCCGGGGAAATCCTCGTATGCAAACAATTGCCTGCTTGCCCGGAGACTGGTTGAACGTGGGGTGCGCTTTGTGCAGCTTTTCCATTGGGGATGGGATGCACACGGTGCCGGGAAAGATGAAGGGCTCCTGCATGGTTTTGTACAGCGCTGCCAAGAAACAGACCAGGCGACCACGGCTTTGCTTACCGACCTCGAACAACGCGGATTACTTGAAGACACTATCATTGTTTGGGGGGGCGAATTTGGACGGACACCGATGCTGGAAAACCGCACGGGTACCGACAACCCTTATGTGGGACGCGACCATCAAGGCGATGCATTTACGATGTGGATGGCCGGCGGCGGGTTAAAAGCCGGCTATACGCACGGTGAAACCGATGAAATTGGCTACTCCGGTGTAAGCGGACGCGCGCACGTACACGACTTGCAAGCAACCATCTTACATCAATTAGGCATGGACCACGAACAACTAACTTACCACTTTCAAGGCCGAGATTTCCGGCTCACCGATGTAAGCGGAAAAGTTATAAATGAAATCATTGCTTGA
- a CDS encoding amidohydrolase family protein gives MRLPLLIALMALFTGCSAEKSAMKEALDNGEVYAFKNVHVVPMDAERIMENQTVLVVGDRIHSISDAASAKIPDGAQTIAGDGKYLMPGLAEMHGHIPPPNQSDAYIASVLFMYVANGITTVRGMLGHDGQLAIKARANASEIISPTLYLAGPSFNGGSVNSPEEAVEKVKLQKAEGWDLLKVHPGLTREEFDAMAETANELDIRFGGHVPAEVGLAHAIAMGQETFDHLDGYAIHVDGTNKPASDEAIAEVVKLTVDSGAWVVPTMVLWEHLYGVTPMEAVSDLPELKYMPRQIVASWMNSHRSRLANPGLDLVTSGHRIENRNRILRALNEGGARILMGTDAPQQFSVPGFSIHIELARMADAGMSPFEIFRTGSVYVGDYFKEQDTFGLVAAGHRADLVLLDKNPLENVGNLKAPAGVMTRGRWLSAEDIEAELSSIAARVRG, from the coding sequence ATGAGACTGCCCCTGTTAATTGCTCTAATGGCGCTTTTTACCGGATGCAGCGCAGAGAAATCTGCCATGAAAGAGGCATTGGATAACGGTGAGGTTTATGCATTTAAAAATGTTCACGTGGTTCCGATGGACGCGGAACGTATAATGGAAAATCAGACGGTGCTGGTGGTTGGTGATCGTATTCATTCCATTTCAGATGCGGCATCGGCCAAAATCCCTGATGGTGCGCAAACCATCGCCGGCGATGGCAAATACCTCATGCCCGGACTTGCCGAGATGCATGGTCATATCCCCCCGCCTAACCAGTCAGATGCATACATTGCATCCGTCTTGTTTATGTACGTTGCTAATGGCATAACAACAGTGCGGGGGATGCTCGGCCATGACGGGCAACTCGCTATCAAAGCCCGCGCAAATGCCAGCGAAATCATTTCCCCAACCCTGTATCTGGCCGGCCCAAGTTTTAATGGGGGATCTGTCAACTCGCCCGAAGAAGCTGTCGAGAAAGTGAAGCTTCAGAAAGCGGAAGGATGGGATCTGCTCAAAGTGCACCCGGGCCTCACCCGTGAAGAATTTGATGCCATGGCAGAGACCGCCAACGAACTCGACATTCGCTTCGGCGGCCACGTGCCGGCTGAGGTTGGGCTGGCACACGCAATAGCAATGGGACAGGAGACCTTCGACCATTTGGATGGCTATGCGATTCACGTAGACGGTACCAATAAGCCGGCATCCGATGAAGCCATTGCTGAAGTAGTAAAGCTTACTGTTGATTCTGGGGCGTGGGTTGTACCCACAATGGTGCTATGGGAGCACCTGTATGGGGTTACACCGATGGAAGCAGTGAGTGACTTGCCAGAACTAAAATATATGCCCCGGCAAATCGTCGCCAGTTGGATGAACTCCCACCGGAGCCGGCTCGCGAACCCCGGCCTGGATCTTGTTACATCCGGTCACCGGATTGAAAATCGTAACAGGATTCTGCGCGCCCTAAATGAAGGGGGTGCCCGTATTTTAATGGGTACAGATGCGCCGCAACAGTTCAGTGTGCCAGGCTTTTCAATCCACATCGAGTTGGCGCGGATGGCGGATGCCGGGATGTCACCCTTTGAGATTTTTCGAACCGGTTCAGTTTACGTGGGTGACTATTTCAAAGAACAGGATACGTTTGGTCTTGTGGCCGCAGGACATCGGGCTGATCTGGTGTTGCTGGATAAGAACCCCCTTGAAAACGTAGGCAATTTGAAGGCGCCAGCCGGCGTTATGACGCGAGGTAGATGGCTCTCTGCAGAAGACATTGAAGCTGAACTCTCAAGCATCGCCGCACGTGTTCGCGGTTAA